AACTTCCGCCTTGGGCACCTGAGTCGTCGCGATCGGCCGGTCTTCCGAGTCCAGGTATAGAAAGACTTCGACGATGTCGCCCGGACCCAGGTCGGCCGGAGTGTGTTTTGTGGGCAGCAAGATCTCGCCTAGATCTCCGGCGTCCAAGAACATTCCGAAGTCGGTTTTCTTGACCACTTCCAAGTCATACGTGCCGCCAATCTCTATCAACATGTTGAATCTTCTATGCAATCAATCTGCGGCCGATTTTACGATCAACGACGCTCCATTTGGCCGTCGATGGGGAGGATGGTTTCACGACGAGTGCTTGCGTTTCACCAGCGGCGGGTTGCTGTGAATGATTTCGCCCGAATCGGAAACTTTCAGGTAGTAGGACGCCCCGATGTGGATCCGTTTCGACAACGAGAACTCTCCCAGAGGCTCGAGCTCCTCCCAGACGTTGACGCGATAATTTCCATTGTGATGACGACAGACTTCGACGCGATCCAATCGCGGCGGCTTGCCAATTTTTTCGAGAATCTGCGACTTGATGGTCGCCGTGTGATCGGCGACGTCCTCGGAGTCATCGTTCTTCGGGGCTGGTTGATCGACTTTTGCCATGCTTTCCTCGGCCACAGATAGGGGATTGATCATGAACTGTATCCGAACCGACTCCGGTTCGATACGAGGCCGAAATCAATCAGAGCGTTCAGTGCGGCAGAGCATCGGACAGCGAACCGAACTCGCCGCTAGAGCGGTGCAGCTGATTGACCCGCCAAGTCATCAGGATTTTCTGACTCGTTCTCCACCGGCAAGCGATAACAGGCTGCCTCTTGCGAATTGCGAACGTACAACCGGTCGCCAATGACCACCGGATGGTTCCAAGTTTTGCCGTCGAGGGCTTCGAAGCTCGCGAGCTCTTCATGCTTCGACGGATTCGCCGCCAACAAAATGAGTTCGCCCCGTTCGCCGATCACCAACAACACACCGGAGTCGGCGAGCATCAAAACTTGGCCCTTCCCGTAACGTCCACGCTTCCATTCTCGTTGGCCAGTCTCCAAGTCAACGCATGCGAAGATCTCCGCATCGAAGCCGTACGCATAACCGTCGTGAATCACGAAGTCATTGAAGTCCGGCTTCAGCTTTCGAGAGGCCCAACGCTCTTCGACCTCGAATCCGTCTGCCGTTTGGGTCAGGTCCAAACACCGCGTTTCTTGTTGGCTGGCCAGCACAATCGAATTGCCCGCGATGACCTGAGGTTGCACGGCACTGTAGCCTTCCAGTTTCCATTCGAAGTCGCAACGCGATTCGCCGGACTCTGGATCCAGAATATTCATGCCAGCGTTGGTGAACATCACCACGTAGTCTTCGCCGAACAGATTCAGCAATTGCGGGGAGCTGTAGGAATGATCGCCAGCCGCGGTGGACCATTTCAATTCGCCCGACTCGATTTCAAAAGCGAGTGTGCCCTTGTCATCTTCGCCTCCCGCGTGAACGATCACGGCCGAACCAACGACCAAGGGAGACGAAGAGAATCCCCACACCGGCGGCTCCCGGTCAGCGACCTCTCGCACGTCCACTTCCCAAATCGATTCCCCAGTTTTGGCATCCAGTCGCTGCAGTTGCCCGCTCGCTCCTTGAACAAAAACGCTGCCATCAAAAAGCGTTGGCGTGGCTCTTGGGCCGGGCCCACCCAGCGGATCAAAGAACCGCGATTCGATTTCCTGCGACCAAACTTCGATGCCTTCATCGGCGGTGTAGCAAACCACGGTCTCTTGTTCGCCGCGTTGTTCCTGTGTGAACAACAAATTCCCAGCCACGGCGAACGACGACCACCCGGGACCAACGGGAATCTTCCAAATCAGTTCGGGCTTGTTCGTCAACCAGTCCGTCTGGATCGCTGGTCCGTGCTGTTGGCTCACTCGTCCTGGTCCACGAAACTGAGTCCATTGTGGATCGGCAAGCCACTCGTCCATTTCGGCGTCCGAGCTGATCGCAGCATCGCTAGTCGGTGCATCCGCTCGATCGGCCAGCATCAACTCTTCCGCCGTCGGTTCCCAACGCCAATGAAGATCCAAAGCGAAGTGCCCCCACATGCCTTCGCTTCGTAGGAGCGTCGAATACCCAAACCCGCACAATGCCAGTAGCAGCGCGACAATCGTTCGGTTGAAAGAAAGCCAACGACTCAGCAACACGGCCCCGATGCCAAACGCGGCCGTGCCAAGTGGAACAGTCACCATCATGATGCCCGGGCCGATCATCGTTTTGTCCAACGACAAGATGCAACCAAGGGCGATCAACAACGCTCCGAAGAACCCGACCAAGCGTTCTTTCAGCGAGGCACGACTGAAGGTCAGCCACCACAGCAAGATCAATGCCCCCAACACCACCGGGCCAATCACCGCCACCATCATCAAGATCAGCGGAGCGTCTTCAATCGTCGGAGGCACAAATCGGGCGATCGCCATCAGCACCAGCAGCACAACCGCTGGCCAAACTCGAAGTGGACTCAACTCGTTCGCGACACGCTCTGTGGTGGATGGCTCGGACGCCGAGTCTTCCGCCGCTTTCTCGATAGACTCAAGTTCAGCATCACTCATAGCGACTCTTTCGGTTGGTCAGAGGATCAATGTTTGACTGGTTGCTTTGGTAGCACAAACGGAATCAAAACACCATCCAAGGAGTTGCGTCCACAGTGCAGATACATCGAAGACGTTGAGAACATTAGCCGATGTGCGTTCACACCAGTTCTACGACTGAACCGGGCCTAACGGCCATCGGCTGGATGATGCGATTCGAGATGAGGTTTCGCCTACCGACCATTCAGTCGGAAGGGCGATTGAAGCTTCGCTTGGAAGCTCGTTCAACGAATCGTGGTCAACCTCCCGCCGCTGCTTTCGTCAGGAGACAGCAATGCGTCACGCTCCCTTGTTCACCTCTTCCTGTTCGCTGTCGAGTCGCTTGGCTTGTTTATGACCTTCGTCGGATTGGCCGAGCTTCCAGTAACTCGACAGGTACAGATGCGTGTTGGGAAGATTGTCGTGCTCTCCCAGAAAACTTCTCAGCACCCGCATGCTGTTGAACTCACAGGCGGCCCAAACCGCAGGTTGGCCTTCCAACCACGATAGCGTTCGAACCTTCGAAGCAAGGAACAAGCCATCGACATCAGGTTCCGGGTTGACCTCCCAATGAAGTTCCACCTTTGCCGGATGCTCCAGATCCTGAATGTCCGCCGGACTGGGGACCTCGATCACGACGTAGCCAATTGCGTCCTCGGGCAATTGCCTCAAGTTCACACTGATCGCCGGAATCGCCGTCATGTCTCCCGCCAACAGGAACCAGTCCGCGGCGTGATTGATCAGCTTTTTCGGGCCTGGCCCCGCGACAGTGATCCGATCTCCCGGTTGAGCACCGATCGCCCAAGCAGACGCCGGTCCAGGCGACTCATGCAAGACAAAGTCGATGTCAATTTCTGTCGGTCGCTGGTGGCGAATCGTATAACTGCGTTTCAAAGGCGGTTCACCATCACTCTGAGAGATCAACAACTTCACATACGCGCTCTCTTGATCCGCGGCAAGGCTCGCGAGCTCTTCGCCGCCCAATGTAATGCGCAACATATGCTCGGTGATGGGAGTCGACCGGATCACTTCCAGTTCCCTTTCGGGGCGTTTTGCCATCGATTCAAACTTTGCTCTGTGAGGATTCTTGTACGGTCGAGTTCGCAACTCAGCATGCGGCAACTCGGATCTTCGTGGTTCTGCCCTCTTCAAGTTGGTGCGCAACGCTTTTACCGTTCAGACACTGTTCCGGACCCGGCAGCCGAAGCGTTCAACGCCTCCATCGCTCAGACCATGCCTCCGTTGGCACGAACCGTTTGACCGTTCACCCAGCCACCATCGGGGCCGACCAAGAACGAGACAACACCTGCGATGTCTTCCGGCGTCGCCAGTCGTTCCAATGGAGCCGCTTTGGATAGTTTCTCCACCAATTCGTCGGATTTGCCGTCGAGGAACAACGCAGTGCCCGTCGGTCCAGGTGCGACGGCGTTGACCGTGATGTTCCTTCCTCGCATTTCCTTCGCCATGATCCCGGTCATTGTTTCGACCGCGGCTTTGATGCCTGCATAAACACCGTACGTCTCGAACTTCAATCCCACGACGGTCGTGGAAAAGTTGACGATTCGCCCGCCGTCTCGCAATCGCTTTCCAGCCTCCCGCAACGTGTTGAACGTGCCACGAAAGTTGACAGCGACTTGATCGTCAAACACGGAATCATCGCATTCCGCAATCGGCGCCAACTTCATGATGCCCGCGTTGTTCACCAGCACATCCACACCGCCATATTCTGACTCAGCACGATCGAACATTCGTTTGACCGCGGCGGAATCGGAAACGTCGGCCTGGACCGCAAAGGCATGACCACCCGCCGTTTCGATGGTGTTCACAACCTCGGTTGCCGCATCCTGACTGCCAGCGTAATTGACGATGACGTTGAAACCATCACTGGCGAGCCGCTTTGCAACGGCGGCGCCGATCCCTCGCGATGCCCCCGTCACGATCGCGGTCTTGTTAGTCGTTTCGTTCATCTCAGTCGTTTCCGTTTGCAGATGGAAGTTGCATCACATCGTTAAAACGTCAAAGGGGTTCTCCTTCCGCCACGTCAGTCTTCGAATCGAGAGCGTGACGCTTCTGAATTTGCAATGCGAAACCGATGCGTGCTGCCCATCGCGGATTGCGCGTCTTTATGAACGATCGCACTCGAGTCGTTTCGGCAAGTTCTGTTGCATCTTTGGAAGAGCGAGTCGCATCCCGCTGAGCTCAGATTTTGAAATGCCCTTGAGCGTTGCTTTCCCCAAGTCATCCAGCAACGGCAGGACAGATCATTTGAGATGCCAATTCGCTCCTGGAGCGTGGATTGCCAGCGTCAGGCAACGTGATCAAGGTCTGTGTTTCTTCCGGTGAAAATGGCCA
The sequence above is a segment of the Rhodopirellula bahusiensis genome. Coding sequences within it:
- a CDS encoding outer membrane protein assembly factor BamB family protein, with protein sequence MSDAELESIEKAAEDSASEPSTTERVANELSPLRVWPAVVLLVLMAIARFVPPTIEDAPLILMMVAVIGPVVLGALILLWWLTFSRASLKERLVGFFGALLIALGCILSLDKTMIGPGIMMVTVPLGTAAFGIGAVLLSRWLSFNRTIVALLLALCGFGYSTLLRSEGMWGHFALDLHWRWEPTAEELMLADRADAPTSDAAISSDAEMDEWLADPQWTQFRGPGRVSQQHGPAIQTDWLTNKPELIWKIPVGPGWSSFAVAGNLLFTQEQRGEQETVVCYTADEGIEVWSQEIESRFFDPLGGPGPRATPTLFDGSVFVQGASGQLQRLDAKTGESIWEVDVREVADREPPVWGFSSSPLVVGSAVIVHAGGEDDKGTLAFEIESGELKWSTAAGDHSYSSPQLLNLFGEDYVVMFTNAGMNILDPESGESRCDFEWKLEGYSAVQPQVIAGNSIVLASQQETRCLDLTQTADGFEVEERWASRKLKPDFNDFVIHDGYAYGFDAEIFACVDLETGQREWKRGRYGKGQVLMLADSGVLLVIGERGELILLAANPSKHEELASFEALDGKTWNHPVVIGDRLYVRNSQEAACYRLPVENESENPDDLAGQSAAPL
- a CDS encoding siderophore-interacting protein, which encodes MAKRPERELEVIRSTPITEHMLRITLGGEELASLAADQESAYVKLLISQSDGEPPLKRSYTIRHQRPTEIDIDFVLHESPGPASAWAIGAQPGDRITVAGPGPKKLINHAADWFLLAGDMTAIPAISVNLRQLPEDAIGYVVIEVPSPADIQDLEHPAKVELHWEVNPEPDVDGLFLASKVRTLSWLEGQPAVWAACEFNSMRVLRSFLGEHDNLPNTHLYLSSYWKLGQSDEGHKQAKRLDSEQEEVNKGA
- a CDS encoding SDR family oxidoreductase — protein: MNETTNKTAIVTGASRGIGAAVAKRLASDGFNVIVNYAGSQDAATEVVNTIETAGGHAFAVQADVSDSAAVKRMFDRAESEYGGVDVLVNNAGIMKLAPIAECDDSVFDDQVAVNFRGTFNTLREAGKRLRDGGRIVNFSTTVVGLKFETYGVYAGIKAAVETMTGIMAKEMRGRNITVNAVAPGPTGTALFLDGKSDELVEKLSKAAPLERLATPEDIAGVVSFLVGPDGGWVNGQTVRANGGMV